The window CCGGGCAAAGACATTCACGTACCGTACCTTGTGGTACAGTTCTTCGTCCGGCATGTCCTCGAGTTCCAGGCCGGTGAGCACCGGCACGTTTTCACCCCGGACCATTCCCAGCCGGCGGGCGACGGCCACCGCGGTGACCTGGTGGTCACCGGTCACCATGATCACCCGCACCCCGGCCTGTTTGGCCTGGCTGATCGCCTGGAACGCCTCCTCGCGGGGCGGGTCCAGCATTCCCTGGAGCCCGATCAGGGTGAGTCCTTCCTCCACCGAGGCCGGCCACAGCGTCTCAACCGCCGCCGACTCCTTCCGGTAGGCAAAAGCCAGCACCCGCAACCCATCCCCAGCTAGGGCCCGGTACTGTTCCAGGATCGCCCCCCGGTCCTCCAGAGGCGCTTCTTCCCCCGTGGGGCCGGTGACCACGTGCGTGCACATCTCGAGGACCCGGTCGGGAGCCCCCTTTACGAATATGAACTTCCCCTCCCCGCGTGGGTGCCGGCAAAGTGAAGCCATGTACATCAGGTCCGATTCAAAAGGAATTTGGTCGACCACCGCAAAGGCCCGCGTCTCCTGGTCCGGGTCCATCCCGGCTTTGCGCGCCGCCACGATCAGGGAGACCTCGGTGGGGTCCCCTTGGGGATACCACCCCCGTTCCTTTTCAAAGCCAAGTCTGGATTCGTTCGCTAAAAGCCCCGCCCGCAGGCACAGTCTCAGGGCCGGGTGGTCTTTCAGCCGCACCGGTTCTCCGTTCGGACCGGTGATCCAGCCCTTCGGTTCGAAACCGATGCCGCTCACCTGATAAGTAACCCCGCCGACAAAAATTACCTGCACGGTCATCTCATTCTTGGTCAGAGTCCCGGTTTTATCCGAGGCGATGACCGAGGTCGATCCGAGGGTCTCCACGGCCGGCAGACGTCGGACGATGGCGTTCCGACCGGCCATCCGCTTCACCCCGATGGCCAACGTGATGGTCACCACCACTGGAAGACCCTCGGGAATGACGCCTACGGCCAGGGCAATACCGGTAAGCAGCATCTCGGGCACGGACCGGCCCAGGGCCAGACCCAACAGTACGGCCGACCCGGAAACGGCCAGGATGCCGTATCCTAGCCAGCGGCTGAAACGCCCGAGCTGCACCTGGAGAGGCGTGGGCGCCGGTTTCACCCGCCGCACCTGCTCGGAGATTTTACCGAGTTCGGTGGCCCGGCCGGTGCCGGTGACCAACCCCTTGCCCCTTCCGGACAGCACCAGGGTGCCCATGAAGGCCATGTTTTTCAGGTCCCCCAGGGCAAGGCGCTCCGCCGCCAGCGGCCGAACGTCTTTGCTTGCGCCCAGGGATTCCCCCGTCAGAGCCGATTCGTCGATCTCCAGCCGGTTGACCTCGATCAGCCGGAGGTCGGCCGGAACTCGGGCTCCCGAGGCAAGGAGCACAATGTCCCCCGGCACGAGGTGGGCGCCGTCCACCTCCACCTCCCGGCCGCCGCGGATCACCCGGGCTCGGGGCGCGGCCAGCGCCGCCAGGGACCTGATGGCCTGCTCGGCCCTGAGCTCCTGGGTGAAACCGATGACCGCATTCACAATCACCACGGCCAGGATGACCCACATGTCGATGAAATGGCGGATCAGGGCGGTAAAGGCGGCGGCGATCAGCAGGATGTAGATGAGGGGATCGGTGAACTGGTGCAGGAGGACCTGAAGCGGTTTGAACCGCTCCTCGGCTTCCAGGGTGTTCGGGCCGATCGTACGCAGGCGTTCAGCCGCTTCTTTTTCGGAAAGGCCCTCGGAGCCGGAATTTAACTCCTTGAAAACTTCTTCCTGATCCAGACGGTGATACAGTCGAACTTCCCCCTCGCGCCCACGGTCCTTTTTTAGCGTATCTGGGCGGTACCAAAATATACGTCAATATACGTCGGCGCAAAAACGGTTCTCACGCCCGGCGGGAGTTAATAGCTTTTCCATAGGGAATATCCGGTGCATACCAGGGCTGTCTCCAGCCTGGGAGAAGAGGCCCGTGTGGATTTCAGCTTCCGGACCCTGGAGATGGGTGACCGCATGTGGGTGGCCGTCGACCTGGAGGGCGAGCACAACGTCACGGTCTACCGGGGCAGCGAAGTGGTCCGTGTTTTCAAGGCTTCCGGGGGCAAAGTCACCACGCCACCCCCTTGGGGACGTTTTTTCTCTATAACCGCGGTTACGCGTTTTGGAGCCAGCGCCTGCAGGAAGGTGCCTACTACTGGGTG is drawn from Candidatus Desulforudis audaxviator MP104C and contains these coding sequences:
- a CDS encoding L,D-transpeptidase — encoded protein: MHTRAVSSLGEEARVDFSFRTLEMGDRMWVAVDLEGEHNVTVYRGSEVVRVFKASGGKVTTPPPWGRFFSITAVTRFGASACRKVPTTGCSSPGRTWCTRSPSMPPEN